TCTTGACGGGAGTCCGATGGGCTTCCGTTTTTTTTATGCCTGGTAGAAAAGGGTTTTCAGAAACGGGAAAAGGCCTTCAAAAACGGCAGGATAGTTTATACGGTCCGGCCTCCGGAACATCTGTTTCCCCCGGCTTCTGCGTATATTTTAACGGATTATCACCGAAACAACAATTACAGGGCAAAAATCCTGTCTAATCCGCATCCATCCTGCCTTCGCGCGTATCCTTAAAACTTAATTAAAGTCCTGCGATTGCATTGAAAAACCCCAAATTAAAACCTATCTTTGTTAGCTGAACATTATAAAAACTGAGAAATGACCGCAATTTTCGTTAAATCACCGCTTTTACTTTTTCAAGAACTGGGCATGACTGAACTTATCCTTATCGCATTGGTTGTATTGCTCCTGTTCGGAGGTAAGAAAATTCCAGAACTGATGCGTGGCCTGGGTAAAGGTATCCGTGAGTTCAAAGAT
This DNA window, taken from Chitinophaga niabensis, encodes the following:
- a CDS encoding Sec-independent protein translocase subunit TatA/TatB — its product is MTELILIALVVLLLFGGKKIPELMRGLGKGIREFKDAKDNVRREMEEGMKEGEVKKN